AGGTAATCGGTGGACATTCTCGCATCGTTGGTGGAACGCAGGCTGAGGCCGATGAGGCGGCCGGGCGAGGAAGCGGCGGGCATATTGGCCTCGTAATAACCGTCCAGCGCGGGGATGGTGGCCTCAGTGGTTGTAGAATCCTTTGTGCCGGGCTTATTGCTGTTACCACAGGCGGTAAACGTGAGGGCGCCCGCCAGCAATAGCATCGTATGTGTATTCATGTAGTGGATTTATGCAAATAACAACAGAAAAAGGTTTGGGTTGAAGGAAGTTTTTAGTGCAGGAGGATGGTTTCCAGCCTGGGACTATTAAAAAGTCGCCCGGAGCGACCATTTTTTCTTGCACCGGGATGTTTTTGCCTTAGCGTTTTTGCAGGGTGGCTTTCACGGTAGGATGTGAAAGGTCGTGGAAGCGGAGGGGTTTGAGTGCGCAGATATCGATGCCCGCGGCGTGGTATTCCGCAGCCGCCAGGCTTCGAGGATGGTGACGCGGACAGGTTGCACGGCTTCCAGGACCATCCATCGGCCGTTGCCGTCGCGGTAGCGCATGCCGCAGTGGGTATATTCGGAAAACGTGGCGCGGCGGATGGCTTCGCATTGCGGGGATTGGCTGACCTGAAACCCAATTTCTCCTTCGTTGAAATTGTTTTGTGCGGAGTCGGCAAGCCCCGGGACGAGGGCGGCGAAATGAAAGGAGGCGGAACAAATACATGCCGGCGAATTGAATGGAAAAGGGATTGCAATTATACAAAAAGGGTGAAGACGAATTGGGGGAGAGGGGCCATTTGCGCCGGGCACTATGGAAACCCATTTTGGATTTTTGGTTCCCCGGATTTTACCTTTCGATGCCATTAACATATTCCCGTGTACATTTACCTGTCATACCTTTCCACATACAGATTAAGACGATCCGATATATACGACACAATAAAAATACATGGTTGTCCCGGATCCACCAGCATCTTCCCGCACAATAACATTTCCCCTACTCACATTCGTACAACTACACTTAATAATTATATTATATGTTTATTTTCAAGAATGAGCAGCAACCAATAATGAACCAATGATTTTTTGGAGAACCTAAACCCTACAGGCACCGTTATCAGCTTTACATCTTATTAACAATCAATTCATTAACAAAAATTTTACGGGTCAACATGCGGAAGTAAAGGGGGAACGGCTGTAACTTTGCATCAGCTTTTTAACCCAAATTATACCTGCACTTTAACCGGGTACACCTCATGGTGATTTTTGACCGCATCACGGAAAACCATTTGTTTTTGACCGCATCCACCCGAGAAGCCAACTTTTTTTGACGCTTTAAACCAGTTTTCTGATTATGTCAAGACATATGATGCGTCCCGCATTGGCGGGAATGGCAGCGCTTTGCCTGTTAGCGGCAGCCTGCACCAAGGAACCATTAGAAAGCATTACGCCTCCTCCTGCCATACCGGTGCAGGATACGACTTTCGCCATGAACAACCCGGTAAACGCCGCACTGCTGCTCACCCTGGTGAACGACATCCGCACCAAAGGCTGCAACTGCGGAGATTCCTTCTATGCGCCCGCGCCGCCCATCGCCTGGAACAAAGCACTGGAAAGGGCCGCGTACCTGCATAGCCTGGATATGAAAGAATTCAATTACTTCAGCCACGAAGACCGCAACGGGCAATCAGCCGGATTCCGCATTTCCAGCATGGGCTACACCTGGGCGGCGTGGGGAGAAAACATCGCGCTGGGCGTACTCAACGAAAAAACAGTCGTGAATGGCTGGTTCAATAGCATTACGCATTGTAAAGTGTTGATGAACAGCCGTTTTACAGAGATGGGTGTGGCAAAGGTGGGCAACTTCTGGAGCCAGGAACTGGCGGTACCCAGATCAGGCAAATAATGGCTTATACATACAGGTTTTCCATCATAGCGGATTGATTATTAATTTATTAATTTCGTTAACATAATTTTTGCATAGATTTACGGACAGCGGCTTATTTTTGAGTCCTGTTTCGTTTTTAGCCCTTCCTCTGAAAAGCCAACGTGCTTAACCTCCTCCTATCAAAGACCCAGTATCTGACATTCAAACACTGGGATTATGTTACCGAAAACGGTCCGCTTTATACCTGTATTCGCCGCGGTATGCCTGATGGCTTCCTGCGCAAAAGATGATCGCCTGCAACCTCGGGCGGCTGGCGCCGAAAAGCCGGGAGATCCGCCTACCGCCGTTGTCATCGAAAACAAGGCGAATAAAGACGTTGCGCTCCAGCTTGTCAACAACGCACGCGCCAAAGGCTGCCAGTGTGGCGATACCTGGATGCCACCCGTTTCGCCCGTGACCTGGAACGTACTGCTCGAACTCGCTGCCATTAAGCATTCTAAAGATATGCTCGACCGCAAATACTTCTCCCATAACAGCCCCGGCGGCGCCACGCCTTCGCAACGCATCACAGCAGAGGGTTACAACTATAACTGGTGGGGAGAAAACATTGCTACCGGACCGCAATCCGAGGCCGATGTGGTAAATGGCTGGCTGAACAGCCCGGGCCATTGTAAAAACCTCATGAGCGCAAACTTCCGGGAAATGGGCGTAGGCCGTACCGGCAACCTGTGGACGCAAGTGTTTGCCGCGCCAGCTGGCCGCTGATCCCTCACGGCGGCGGCATCTTCCTCCGCCACATCCGCCACAACAAATACACGAACCCCACGGAACTGAGCACCAGCCAGGTGTAGAAGCCACCCATGCGCATGGGCGTCGACTCCTCCGGAATCGCGAACCCCAGGTACAGCCCGAAAAAGATGTTGATCATCAGCCAGAACATCCCGTAAAAAACGGTACGCATGATCTTGATGAGAAACATCATCATCTGCCAGTCTGAATTTTTACGGGGATCTTCCTGTTCCATGCTATAAAGTTACGGAATGCACAATTTACGCAGCGCGGCGCTGTCGCCCCGAAAAACGTTGAAATCCACCATCGTCCGTATACCATTCACCCGCCCGATATCCGAATGTTGCCAGAACACCCAGTTGCGGGCGCTGCGGGGCCTTTCCTTCTGATAATAATGCGCCACCCAGAGCGGGTAATCATCGAATTCCTTCCCGAGATAGGTTTCGTAAAAGTGAATATTAGTGTAGATGATCGGCTTTACACCATATGCCTTTTCCATTTCCTCCAGCCAGATGCGCGCGGTGCTGCGGATCACGGCGGGCGTTTGGTTGTTGTGGACTTCGATATCCAGGACGGGAGGGAGGTCCCCCGGTTCGAGTTGCACCACATTTTTAAAGTTGATCGCCTGCTTGAGAGGGTCGCGGGTGGAGTAGAAGAAATGATACGCGCCCCGGATGATCCCCGCGTCGCGGGCTTTATCCCAGTTGCGGCGGAAGGTCGCGTCCTGCCGCGTAATGCCTTCCGTGGCTTTGATGAAGGCGAAGGAAATTTTGATATTGTCGACTTCCATCTGTTTCACCGCGCGCCAGTTCACATTTCCCTGGAACTTGGAAATATCGATGCCATGCACGGAATAATTAACAGGAATATCGATGCCGAATTCTTCGTAGCGGACGAAATTCGCGGGCTCCTGTTGCCGCAGGAGCCACCATACGCCGGCGATTGCGGCCAGCGTCAACAATACAACGATCAGGAAAAACGCGCGGAGGCGCCTCCGGTTCTTTTTAGCCACTGTTTGGGAAATTCTGTAGGTTGTCCTTGAAAAATCAGCAGCAAGTATAGGGCAATTTTCGCAAGCTTGCGCGAAAGCCCGGGATGTTGTTGTATTTTTATCGGCCAAACAAGGCCCTATTATGCCGAAACCGAATATCAACGACGCGCTCAACTTCCTTTCCAAGTTCACGCTCCGCAGAGCCTGGAACGCCGGCAAGGTGCTGGGCAGCTTTTATTATAGCAAGTGGCGCAAGAAACCCATCCAATGGGGTTATCCCATTTCGATCTCCTTCGAGCCCACCACTTCCTGCAACCTCCGCTGCCCGGAATGCCCCAGCGGGTTAAGAGCATTTACCCGCCCCACCGGGATGCTCGACAACCAGTTCTTCCGGCAAACGATCGACGAGCTGCACAAGGATCTCATGTACCTGATCTTCTATTTCCAGGGAGAACCGTACCTCAATACCGCGTTCCTCGACATGGTGCAATACGCTTCATCCAAAGGTATTTACACCGCCACTTCTACCAACGCCCACTACCTGACCGACGCGAATGCGAAGAAAACAGTGGAATCAGGGCTGGACAGGCTCATCATTTCTATCGACGGCACTACCCAGGACGTGTACACGCAATACCGTGTGGGCGGCCACCTAGAAAAAGTGATCGCCGGGGCTAAGAATATCGTGAAATGGAAAAAGGAGCTGAATTCGAAAAAGCCTTTCGTGTTCTTCCAGTTCCTGGTGGTGAAGCCGAACGAGCACCAAATAGAGGATGTGAAGAAGCTGGCGGCGGAAATCGGGGTCGACGAAGTGCGGTTCAAGACCGCGCAGGTATATGATTACGAAGAAGGCAACCGCCTTATCCCCACGATCGATAAATATTCCCGCTATCATAAGAACGACGACGGCACATATTCCATCAAAAACAAGATGGAAAACCATTGCTGGCGCCTCTGGCATTCGCCGGTGATCACCTGGGACGGGTTGGTGGTGCCGTGTTGTTTTGACAAGGACGCCACGCACCGGCTGGGCGACCTGAAGCAGAGTGATTTCAAAACCCTCTGGCACAACGAGCAATACGTCAACTTCCGCACCCAGCTGATCAAGGGCAGGAAACACATTGATATTTGCGCGAACTGTAGCGAAGGCACCCAGGTGTGGGGCAGCGCTTAAAGAGCGGAGCGTCCGGCATAGGCAGCGGGGAAATTATTCCCCGTCGGCGGCATCGGGTTCGGTGCCGTTTCTTTTTCTCCGGTGTCTTCTGTTCCGGATTTTGTTGAATAAGTTCACACCCAGCTTAACGCCGAGGAATTCCACCGCGCCGATGAGGATGTTGGTCAGCATCGATTTGCCCGTTCCCGACTTGAAAGCCGTTTTGGCGAGGCCGCCAACGATGCCGAGGACTCCGCTGCCGGCGATCCCGGGCACCACGGCATTCATGGCCATGGACTTGTAGTTGTCGCGCAGATGATCCACCCGCGCGCCTAGTTCGTCTTCCAGCCGGCGGCGCCTCCGCTGGAGGCGCTCCACTTCCTGGTCGAGCATTTCGATGTTTTTGATTTTAATTTTCGCCATGGGGGAGAGAGTAGTGTTTAGTCATTCACAGCCTGTTTTCTTGCTTCTCTTCTTTCTTCCGCGCGTTCGTCCATCTCTTCGATTTCTTCCACCAGTTCGGCCGCCAGCATATTGGCGAGCGGGCGCTGGATGAGGGATTTGCGGCCCACGAGCAGCACCACGAACAGCAACACGAAAACGCCTGCCGCGCAGCCGAAGCCGAGCGTCATGCTGCCAGTCTTTTCACCGATCCAGAAGCCGAGCACCATCCCAAGAAATACGACGACAAAGAAAAACAGCAGGAAAGCCATGATCAGCGAAAAGAATAATCCCATCGCTTTCGACAGCTTTCCTGCGGCCTGCAGTTTGATAATGTCCAGCCGGGTTTCAAGGTATTCCTTGGCCACCTTGCCGGTTTCCGAGAAGTAATTGGAAAAGTTATCTTCCATGCAATGTTTTTTTAGCGCGGGGCTTAGGTTAATTCGTTTTCAATAGCATCTTCCAGTTGCTGCTTTTTGTTGCGGAATTTATCCTTCAGCTTATCGGTCTGGTATTTCAGTTTACCTACCCATTCTTCCTTCTTGTCGGAATTCAGAAAATAACCAACGGCCACGCCCACGGCGGCGCCCACGATGAAAGAAACGACTGCTTTTGAATTTCTGCTCATGGTATGAGAGTTTTTTAGTGAAGTAATCGGGTTTCCTGGAGCTGGGGTGCCAATGCTCCATTTCGCTTTAAGGTTACAAAATTTGTTCCATAATTGTTCACATCCAACTGCGATTTGGTTAAATCAGCATTATTATTGCTTTTCATCCTTCCGGCGGCAGTTCTTTGCGGAACTGACAAAATGCCGTAGGTTTGAATAACACCCCTGAATCATATGAGTTACATCGATAACGACCGGCTGAAACAGATAGCGTTCCTGTTGATCATCACCTTCCTGGGCATCATCCTGTTCAAGGAATTATATGCATTTTTCCCCGGATTCCTCGGCGCCGTAACCCTTTACGTCCTCTCCCGCCGGTGGATGTTCCGCCTCGTGGAAGTCCGCAAATGGAAAAGGCCCCGGGCCGCGGCTGTGATCATGATCCTGTCTTTCCTCGTGTTCCTGCTTCCCATCGGCCTCCTCGTGAATATGCTCACCGCCAAAGTGGGATGGGCTATCAACCACTCGTCCGAACTGATCGAAGGGCTGAAAGGCATGAACGAAAAGCTCGTCAGCGCTACCGGCATCAACATTATGGCCGACGGGCGCCTGGCCAAATTGCAGGAATATATCACCAATGTGCTGCCCGGATTCCTCGGTGCCACGTTCAACACCCTCACGGCCGTGGCCATGCTTTATTTTATTCTCTATTTCATGCTGGTCAACGCCCGCGAAATGGAAGAAGCATTATGGGAATATATTCCCCTGAAAGATGAAAACGTGGAACTGCTCGCCAGCGAAATGAAAAATATGGTGGTGAGCAACGCCATTGGTATTCCGCTGATCGCTCTCATCCAGGGCGTTGTTTCCCTCATCGGGTACCTGATCTTCGGCGTTCCGGAGCCTGTTTTCTGGTTCGTGGTGACAAGTTTCACCGCCATGCTGCCCGTGATCGGCGCCGCCGCGGTGTACGTGCCCATGGGGATTTATCTCCTCGCCATCGGAAACACCTGGCAGGGCATTGCCGTACTGGTGTATGGGTTCGGGGTGGTGGGCACCTGCGACAACCTCTTCCGGATGATGCTGGCCAAGAAAATCGGCGACGTGCACCCGCTGATCACCATCTTCGGCGTCATTATCGGCGTGAGCCTGTTCGGGTTTGTGGGACTGATCTTCGGTCCCCTGCTCATCTCGCTTTTCATCGTCCTCATCCGTATCTACTCCAACGAATACCTCGTCAAGAAGCGCGAAGTGAAAGTCGTGAAAACGGCCCATTCAAAAGAAAAGGTCATGAAGAAAGACCAGTAAGCTATTTGTAGTAGTTATTTTCCTGGATATACTTCCATACGGCGTCCGGCACCATGTACCGGGCGCTTTTTCCTTCTTTTATGAGCTGGCGGATGCGGCTGCTGGATAATTCGAGCAGCGGCGCGTCCACGATCCTGCAATTGGCGCCGAAGGTGTCGGTAACGGGATGCTGCGAGCGGTTGTAAATATAGATTTCGTAGTTATCGAGCAGCTGCCGGTAATTCTTCCACCGCGGGATGTTCTGGAAACTATCGCTCCCCATGATCACGGCGAATTGCTGGGTGGGGAATTTTTCTGTGAGATAGGTGAGCGTATCGATGGTGAAGGAAGGACGGGGAAGGGAGAACTCGATATTGCTGACACGGAGCTTCGGCTCGCCGTCCACCGCCACCTCCGTGAGGTGCAGGCGGTGATGCTCGTTCAGCAGCGATGCGGATTCCTTCAACGGGTTGTGCGGCGACACGATGAGCCAGACCTTATCCAGGTCCGTGTTGTACGCCATGTAATTGGCGATGATCATGTGGCCGGTGTGCACGGGATTGAAGGATCCGAAATATAAACCGATTTTCATAACGGCAATATACAAGAAAATCCCACTTTACCCGAGCGGTTTGAAATGCTCGAAAACATATCCGCAGTTGCGGCAATAATGAATGGCCCTGCATAACGTGGAGCCGAAAGGGGAGCGGAGGTAAGTATTTTCGCTGTTGCAATGCGGGCATGCCGTATGCAGCTCTATTTCCGCACGCTCCTCACCCTGCTGCACCTGCGGCGGCGCGATGCCGAACTGCTTCAGCTTCTCGTGCGCTTCGGCTGACATGCGGTTGCTGTTCCACGTCGCTTCCTTGTCGATTTCCACCATCACTTTCGCATCCAGTTCCTTTTCCAGCGTACTGCGGATGTTTTGTTTGATGTAGTCGACGGCGGGGCAGGCGGAGAAGGTAGGGATCATCTTCACATGAACCCCTTCCTCCTCCACACGCACGCCCGTGATCATACCCAGGTCGATGACGGAAAGCACCGGGATTTCCGGGTCCATCACCTGCTCCAGGGCTTTGTAAATATCTTTTTCAGTGATTGGCATGATGCGTTACCAGGTGGCCTGCGGATCGGAGCGGAACACCGCGCCCATTTCCTCCAGCAGGGGTTGAAGATATTCGGTATGATATCCTTTCCGGCCGCCGTACTCCGGCGTTACGGACGATTCCGCCGGCAGGTTGAGCCCCGCGGCGGCACAGAGGTTATACACCCTGTCGAGCCACATCTCTTTCAGCTTCGTTTCCCCGGGGTAAATCCCTTCGGCTTCCAATATCGTCCCCGCTTCCTGATCCGGCTCAAAAATGCCGAGCGCGAGCGGGAAGCAGATGTTGAGGGCGGATTGCATCCGGGCGTAGCTTTCGTCGCCCGCGCGGCAAAGCTGCGTGATCCAGGCGTTGGCGTGGAGCGTGTGGTATTTGATCTCGCCTTTCAGCTTTTCGGCCAGTGGCCGCAACGGCGCAAAAGTGCTTTCGCGCAGCTGCTGGTAACGGATCGCCTCGGCATGGTCGAACAGGAAATGCCGCATGAGGCTGAAGTCGTATTCCCCGTTGGGATATTCCACGAAATGGCAGCAGCGGTAATCTTTTTCGTTCCGGAGGAAGGCGAAAGAATCGGGGTCTTCGCCGTTCAGCTCTTCCTGTAATATTCTGTACAGCGCCCAGGCGTGGCCGATTTTATCCTGCGCCATGGAAGAAAAAGCGATGTCTTCTTCCATGATGGGGCCGAGGCCGGTCCATTCAGAATTCCGGTGCCCCTGGATCAGGGCGTCGTCGGCCATGGCGGTGAGCATCCGGGCGAGGGCGTCATTTTTTGTCATGCGTGGATTTTTTGAACTGGTTGATTTTTTCCATCACCTTGAAGCCGCTGGCGTCGCGGTATGTTTTCTCGGCGTTGTTGGCGAACATGTCTTCGTCTTCCGCATTGAACGCCAGTATATCGGCGCTGCGTACCACCCAGAGGTTGACGCATTTTTTGCGGCGGGCGAACTGTTCTTTGGCGAAAACGAGCGCCAGCTGCGCGTTGGGGGCATGTACGCAGCCCACATGCTCGTGGTGCGCGCCGCGCTTTTCCTGGTGGAATACTTCGAACGAATTCCAGTTTTCGCCTTCCTGCACTTCTACCGGCTCGCCGGATTCGCGAAGCTGGAGGCGGTTTACGCGGGGGTCAAGGGAGTATTGCGGTTGGTCCATTTTTGATCAATTGTGTGTTAAGCGACCGGGGCGGTTTTTACGGCGCCGGGGTTCATGAGCGCTTTGCGCACCCATCTTCCGTGTTCTTCGGCCCATTGGCGCACCTGCAGACGCTCTGCGTTGCAGGGGCCGCCGCCATTGATGACTTTTTTAAACAGGTCCCAGTCCGGATCGGAGAAGCGCCATTTCCCGGTTTCGTCTTTCTGCAGCTCGGGGTCGGGAAGCGTCATGCCCAGTTCGCGGATTTTGGGAACGTACTGGTCGAGGAATTGATTGCGCATATCGTCGTTGCTCGCCATCTTCACCTTCCATTGCATCAGCTTTTCGCTATGGACGGAGGTTTTATCCGGCGGGCCGAAGAAGTGCATAATGGGTTGCCACCAACGGTTGAGCGCATCCTGCAGCATCTGTTTCTGCGCGGGGGTGCCCGTCGCCAGTTCAATGAAAGCGTCGTGCCCCTGTTTGAGGTGGAAGCTTTCTTCGTAGCAGATGCGTTCGAGCGCGCGGCAATAAGGCCCGTACGAGCCTTTCGCATTGGCGACCTGATTCACAATGGCGGCCGCATCAATGAGAAAACCGATCACGGTCACATCCGCCCAGGTTTCCGCCGGGTAGTTGAACACATTGGAATACTTGGATTTGCCGCTGAGGAGATCGTTGATCATGGCTTCGCGGCTTTTGCCGAGGGTTTCGGCGGCGTTGTAGAGCAGCTGTCCGTGCCCGATCTCATCCTGCACCTTGGCGATGAGCGCCAGTTTGCGTTTGAAGCCCGGCGCCCGGGTGATCCAGGTGCCTTCGGGCAATGCCCCGATGATCTCGGAATGGGCGTGCTGTTCGATGAGCCGGATCAGCTGGCGCCGGTATTCCGATGGCATCCAGTCGCCCGGTTCGATTTTTTCCCCTCTTGCGATGCGGGCTTCGAATTCGGCCAGCTTAACGGGGTCGTCGTGCAATTGCTCTTCTTTCAACTGCCGTTTATTGGGTTCGTCGAAAATGTATCCTCCACCGTACATAGGTGATTGTTTTGGTCTACCGTAAATTACGGATTTCCCCAGACCCGACCAATTTCCTTTCCCGTGGCGGCTTTCCGGATTTTTTGAAGTCAAATTGATTTGCGAACTTTAAGGATATGCGCTCCTTCTTCACCATGTTCCTGTCCCTGGCTCCCTTTGGTGTGCCGCCTTCGCCGCCGGTGGAGCGGACAGAAGTGCTGAAGGTCGTATTCACGGAAGACCTGCGCCCGTACGACATCACTTCCGACACGCTGTTCTACCACCAGGGCCATGCCTCCGCAACCGATTTCAGAGGGCTCCCCGGCACGGGGAAACGCTCCGACGCCGTCAGCTTCACCAGCTTCGGGTTCGACGGCACCACCCGCCGCTACCGCGACACGCTCGAAATCCGCCTCACCCTCCAGGTCTTCTGGGTGCGCTCCTCCTCCTGGACCCGCATCATGCCCCCTTCCCGCCACATCCTCACCCACGAACAACTTCACTTCGACATCACCCGCCTCGTCGCCGAACGATTCCGGAAAAAAGTGCTGTCTATGCCCATGACGATCGACGATCATGACAGCCGCATCCAATACGAATACCTCGAATCTTTCCGGGAAATGAACCGCCTCCAGGAAGCCTTCGACGATGAAGCCCTCCACGGCGCCAACGGCGTCGTCGAGGAACATTGGATACGCCGCATCCGCTCCGCCCTCCGGGAAGAAGGCGTGACGCCGCCGGAACTTCCCTGATTCCGCCGCCCGGCTTCCGGCCGATTTCCTATCTTTATAAAATATCCCACCCAGGATATACGTTTAATTTCCAACGCTTAAACCTCCTTATGAACAAGCTCCAGACGTTCGGCGCCTGCCTCGCAGCGGGAATCGCCCTCTTCACCCAGATCGCATGTAAAAAAAGTAACAAAAAAGACGATAACCCTGACGTCAACCAGTACAAACACGTCAACGACTGGATTTACCAAAACATGAAGGAGGTCTACTACTGGAACGACCAAATGCCCGCCAGCCCCAACTACGCCCAAATGCCTCCCGCGTTTTTCAGTTCGCTGCTGAAGCAACCGGAAGACCGTTACTCCTGGATCCAGGATAATTTCGAAGAACTGCTGGCCAGCCTTTCCGGTGTGACGAAAGAGTCCGGCATTGATTTCGACCTGTTTCCCATCACCGGCAACGGCGGCACTCTGATCGCAGGCATTATCAGTTATGTAAAGAAGGGCAGTCCGGCAGAAGCCGCGGGCATCGTGCGCGGCGACGTCTTTTTCCAGATAAGCGGCAAAACATTCCCGTATACCGGCCGGCAGGCTGAAGTAAACGCTTTCGTGGATGCCCTCGGCGCCAATCACAGCCTGGGGATCCGCAAGATGCTGAAAGGTTCGGATGGCCGCGACAGTATGTCCGACGCGCGCATTGTGCCTTTGACCGTAGTAGAATTCGCGGAAAACCCGGTGTACCTCGATTCCGTGTATACGATCGATGGCAAGAAGATCGGGTATTTCGTTTATAACTTTTTCGCGCCGGATAAAGGCGACGACAGTTTCGCCTACGACAACCAGGTAGACGCAGTATTTGGCCGCATGAAAGCCGCCGGTGTGCAGCATTTCATTCTTGACCTGCGCTACAACCCCGGCGGAGATGGCCGTTCTACCATCAACATCGGCAGTAACCTCGTAAAAGGCGCCGCGGCCGGCGACGAATTCTTCCACCGCAAATTCAACACCGCGTTCGAAGCCGCGCTCAAAGCGGAATACGGCGCAGATTACCCGATCAGCAAATTCACGGCCGAAGCGAACAACATCGGCAACCAGCTCACCGATCTGATCATCCTGACCTCTTCCGGAACGGCTTCCGCGAGTGAGTTGGTCATCAACGGGCTGCGCCCATATATGAACGTTTACCTCATCGGCGATACCACCGAAGGTAAAAACCTCGGTTCTTTCTCGATCTACGAGGAAAACGACGCGCGCAACAAATGGGGCATGCAGCCGATCGTGTCGCAGACGTTCAATAAACTCAACCAGAGCGATTATTCCGGCGGCTTCGCGCCTAACGAAAAATACCAGGAAACCCTTCATCTCGGCGTACTCGGCAGCATCGAAGAGCCCATGCTCGCCAAAGCGCTGACCCGCATCCTTGGCCACGCGCCCGCAGCCCGGAAAGCCGCGCCCGCAGGCAGCCGCACCATGATGAATAAAATCGGCACCAGCCGGAGCTTCAAAGCATACAGCGGCCGGATGACGGATCAGTTCCCCCGGTAATTCAATACTTTTTCCCATAAAAAAGGCGCCTCACCGGGCGCCTTTTTCAATTTATTTATCCATCTGCCGGACCACTTCCAGCACGGTGTTCGCCGCCTGGTAAAAGAAGGAAGGCTGGATGCGTGAAAACTCGTCGCTGGGCCGGTGGTAATCTGGATGATCCTCTACTCCAAAATAAATAAAAGGAATCTTTCGGGCATGGAACGCGCCCTGGTCGCTTTGCGACGTCCAGTCCTGGCTGCCGCTTCCGGGATTATCGTGCCCGGTGAGTAGTTTAATGCTCGAAGTGGCGGCGGCAGCGGTGATATAAGGTTTGAGTTGGGGATAATGGAAAGTACCGCAGGCGTAAAGTTCGTTTTTATCATTGCGGCTCACCATGTCAAGGTTGATATTGGCAACGATTTTCCCGATCGGCACGGGCGGGCGGGCCACGAATGCCCTCGCGCCCTGGAGCCCCATCTCTTCCGCGTCGAACGCGGCGAAAATGAGCGTGTATTTCGGCGGGTGTTTAGCGAACCATGCGGCGATCCCGAGGATGGCGGCCACGCCGGAAGCGTTATCATCGGCCCCGTTGTAAATGCTGTCCGCAACGCCCTGCGCATGTCGCGTGCCCACGTGGTCGTAATGCGCGGAAATGACGATCACGCTGTCGGATGTGCCGGGGATGTAGCCGTACAGATTGGTGCCCATGATACGCTCCGTGCCATGGGTGAAATAGAACGATTGTTCGAAGGTGCCCGACATGGGTTGGATGCCGGCTTGTTTGAAGCGGTCGAGCAGGTAGAATTGCGCCAGCCGGTTGCCTTTGGAGCCCGTGAGCCGGCCCATGAACTTGTCGGCGCTGAGGGTTTCCACGTCTTTCAGCAACCACGCGGAATCCACTTGCGCGCTGGTGGCGCTTGCCACAAAGGCGCAACAGATCAGGGTCAGGATTTTCTTCATCTGGATCGCATTTTCCCAAATGTAGCGAATACCGGCTGCTAAATCCGGCAGCGGCATAAAAAAACCGGCCCCTGTCAGGAGCCGGCTGTATGTAAATAAATGACGTGTTATTGGAAGATATTGTACACCGCCCAGCTGCACACGTAAGCGAGGAGGGTCATGTACACGAACTGGATGATGGGATATTTCCAGCTTTTTGTTTCGCGCTTCACGATGGCGAGCGTACTCATGCACTGCATGGCAAAAGCGTAGAAGATCATGAGCGACAGCCCCGTGGCCAGGGTATACACCGGCCGCCCGTCGGACCATTTGGCAGCGGCCATTTTCTC
Above is a genomic segment from Chitinophaga pollutisoli containing:
- a CDS encoding CAP domain-containing protein, which encodes MSRHMMRPALAGMAALCLLAAACTKEPLESITPPPAIPVQDTTFAMNNPVNAALLLTLVNDIRTKGCNCGDSFYAPAPPIAWNKALERAAYLHSLDMKEFNYFSHEDRNGQSAGFRISSMGYTWAAWGENIALGVLNEKTVVNGWFNSITHCKVLMNSRFTEMGVAKVGNFWSQELAVPRSGK
- a CDS encoding CAP domain-containing protein, with the protein product MLPKTVRFIPVFAAVCLMASCAKDDRLQPRAAGAEKPGDPPTAVVIENKANKDVALQLVNNARAKGCQCGDTWMPPVSPVTWNVLLELAAIKHSKDMLDRKYFSHNSPGGATPSQRITAEGYNYNWWGENIATGPQSEADVVNGWLNSPGHCKNLMSANFREMGVGRTGNLWTQVFAAPAGR
- a CDS encoding GH25 family lysozyme, producing the protein MAKKNRRRLRAFFLIVVLLTLAAIAGVWWLLRQQEPANFVRYEEFGIDIPVNYSVHGIDISKFQGNVNWRAVKQMEVDNIKISFAFIKATEGITRQDATFRRNWDKARDAGIIRGAYHFFYSTRDPLKQAINFKNVVQLEPGDLPPVLDIEVHNNQTPAVIRSTARIWLEEMEKAYGVKPIIYTNIHFYETYLGKEFDDYPLWVAHYYQKERPRSARNWVFWQHSDIGRVNGIRTMVDFNVFRGDSAALRKLCIP
- a CDS encoding radical SAM/SPASM domain-containing protein, which gives rise to MPKPNINDALNFLSKFTLRRAWNAGKVLGSFYYSKWRKKPIQWGYPISISFEPTTSCNLRCPECPSGLRAFTRPTGMLDNQFFRQTIDELHKDLMYLIFYFQGEPYLNTAFLDMVQYASSKGIYTATSTNAHYLTDANAKKTVESGLDRLIISIDGTTQDVYTQYRVGGHLEKVIAGAKNIVKWKKELNSKKPFVFFQFLVVKPNEHQIEDVKKLAAEIGVDEVRFKTAQVYDYEEGNRLIPTIDKYSRYHKNDDGTYSIKNKMENHCWRLWHSPVITWDGLVVPCCFDKDATHRLGDLKQSDFKTLWHNEQYVNFRTQLIKGRKHIDICANCSEGTQVWGSA
- a CDS encoding AI-2E family transporter, whose translation is MSYIDNDRLKQIAFLLIITFLGIILFKELYAFFPGFLGAVTLYVLSRRWMFRLVEVRKWKRPRAAAVIMILSFLVFLLPIGLLVNMLTAKVGWAINHSSELIEGLKGMNEKLVSATGINIMADGRLAKLQEYITNVLPGFLGATFNTLTAVAMLYFILYFMLVNAREMEEALWEYIPLKDENVELLASEMKNMVVSNAIGIPLIALIQGVVSLIGYLIFGVPEPVFWFVVTSFTAMLPVIGAAAVYVPMGIYLLAIGNTWQGIAVLVYGFGVVGTCDNLFRMMLAKKIGDVHPLITIFGVIIGVSLFGFVGLIFGPLLISLFIVLIRIYSNEYLVKKREVKVVKTAHSKEKVMKKDQ
- the nadD gene encoding nicotinate (nicotinamide) nucleotide adenylyltransferase, giving the protein MKIGLYFGSFNPVHTGHMIIANYMAYNTDLDKVWLIVSPHNPLKESASLLNEHHRLHLTEVAVDGEPKLRVSNIEFSLPRPSFTIDTLTYLTEKFPTQQFAVIMGSDSFQNIPRWKNYRQLLDNYEIYIYNRSQHPVTDTFGANCRIVDAPLLELSSSRIRQLIKEGKSARYMVPDAVWKYIQENNYYK
- the paaD gene encoding 1,2-phenylacetyl-CoA epoxidase subunit PaaD, translating into MPITEKDIYKALEQVMDPEIPVLSVIDLGMITGVRVEEEGVHVKMIPTFSACPAVDYIKQNIRSTLEKELDAKVMVEIDKEATWNSNRMSAEAHEKLKQFGIAPPQVQQGEERAEIELHTACPHCNSENTYLRSPFGSTLCRAIHYCRNCGYVFEHFKPLG